Genomic segment of Bacteroidota bacterium:
CAATATTAATCAATTTTTATCTGGATTACTTCCATCTACTATTCCTGTTTATTTTGACCATTGTTGTATTGAGGATCCTAATTTAACAGCAACACCAAATGCAAATGGAACTTTTAATGATGATCCAAGTTTTGGTATGGGAAACTATGGTTATAGAATCAGTTGGGCAAATTCTCCTTGTAGAGATGCCGGAATCAATACAGTTACTCCAATTAGCATAACTGATTTGGATGGGCATACTCAAATGGAGCAAAGAATTTACAATAATTTTATGGGTAGTAATACTATAGATATTGGTAGTTACGAAAATTTTCGCTTACCAACTGATCCACCAATAATTTCCGCTATTAGCAAAATTAATAAAAAGGAAATAATTGTAAATTGTTTTCCTAACCCAGTAAATAAATTGTTATATTTTAAAATAGAAAACAATATTAAAACTAAACTTAATATCTCTGTTTTTAACATTAATGGAAAAATTGTTTTTAAGGGAAATACTGATAAGATTCAAACAAAGATAGATGTTTCGCATTTTGAATCAGGAAATTACTTTATATATCTTTATAATAATAATTTTACTAAAACCATTAATTTTTTAAAATTATAACAAAATCAAAGACTGGTAATTTTCACAAAATTGCCAGTCTTAATATATTTAGTATTTTATGTCATACAAAAAAACATTCCTTGTAATTATTTTTTTTGTTTTCTTTACTAATCTATTTTGTCAAAATGGAGAAAC
This window contains:
- a CDS encoding T9SS type A sorting domain-containing protein, which codes for NINQFLSGLLPSTIPVYFDHCCIEDPNLTATPNANGTFNDDPSFGMGNYGYRISWANSPCRDAGINTVTPISITDLDGHTQMEQRIYNNFMGSNTIDIGSYENFRLPTDPPIISAISKINKKEIIVNCFPNPVNKLLYFKIENNIKTKLNISVFNINGKIVFKGNTDKIQTKIDVSHFESGNYFIYLYNNNFTKTINFLKL